The sequence ATGGAAAGGGTTAAGAAGAAAGCCACGGGAAATGAGAAGAGCAacttaaaagcaaaaaaaaaaatacaagaagaACAAAGAGAACAGAAAAAGCAAGAAAGATAcagtaaatgaaataaataaatacttggagtttctcttccaatttgcgtcgtgctctcttttgcttttttccaaaaattgacGGAATGGGCCCTATATGTGTTATGCCGAATTCGAATAGCAGCTGCAAGGCACATGAATTTTGACTGAGAAGCTTCTCATAGAATCGGAgtttttgccaaaccactgccgagagaCGACCacacttgaacccaggaccttcggtgtgacTTGCCGTGGAACACGTCACCACGACACTTCGGCGGCCGGCCACAGGAACTTTAAGTTAATATTTCAATCGTTAATTGCTACAGTCATTGCTAGGATGAGTGTGATGATAATGGCTACCACCAGGATTTCCGTGCACGACTTCACTGATTATTGCCGTTAAGGTAATGGTTTTGTGGTCGGCTTCAGTTACCGTTACGGTTACGTGTAGACTTCGCGAATTGCTTAATATTAAGGTTTGTGGTTAGTCCCAGTGTTTACGTTTTTAAGTTCGGTTTACGGTGACGGTTATGGAAACGATTACGGTCACTGTCACGTGTACCGTGATGTTTATAGTCGGAGTGCCTGCCATATTATATTTCGACCATGACTACGTTTATGTTCACTATTTGGGTTACTATCAGGTTTATCGTTATAGCTATGGTCACAGTGCCGGCTACTTTCAGTTTTATGGCGACGGTTATGGCTAttgcaaccaaaaaaaaaaaaacgcaaggcTTAGGAGCTCGTAGAACTCGCTACCTTTTTCGGTCGTTTAACTTTGAAGGAAGAGATGATCTATGCACTAGCAGTGTTGTTATTCCTAGGTGGTCTTGCAATGAGATTTTTCGAATGCGTACCTTCTTTTTAGCTATTGGATGTTTGGAGCGCCCTCTTTGACAACCATGTAGGTAAGATAGTTACTCCCTTGAGCTGCCATCTGGTATGGTTATCATTCATTTTTTAACAAAGTCGTGCATACGCTATGGGCGGACAACTGTGAGGGTGTCATGCACGACTGCCGCATTTCTTGTAGATGCCAATAATAGTTTTGCCAGGTATTTGCAGTTAACTGAATTGTAGCTGTGATAATGCATAAACTGTGCCAATATGTTCAGATCAAAATCACCCAATGTTTGGAAAATATGAGGGTATCCTATTTATTATGAGCACAGGCGTTTGTTAATATCTTGATAAAGGGCCACCTATTCATTAACCCACTTATATTTCTAATGTTTATACTTTCATCCGCAGATTACGCGCTGGTTGGAGCAGCTCCAAAAGTCAGGAACCTCTACGACCTGACGAACAAGCCGCCATCATCTCGGTGATACGACGCAATGAAGAAATTGAAGTCGCGGAACGTCAACGCGTTGGACGTCTTGTCGAACGTGTGGAAAAAATCAAACAGCACACAGTCGAAGGCGGTCCAAATCGCTGCCGTCTTTGCGGGGACACCTTCGGTCTGCTACGCTCGACTCGCATCATATGCGAAGATTGCAAAAAGTCGGTATGCACCAAGTGCAGCGTTGATATCAACATACGTTATCACACAAATGATCGCACACGCGAAATTTGGTTGTGCCGCATATGTTCGGAGACGCGAGAAATGTGGAAAAAATCTGGAGCATGGTTTTTCAAAGGGCTGCCCAATTATGATGCACCAAGCAGCACAAATTCAACACCCACACGACAAACAGCGACTGGCGGCGCCATGTCTAATGTAATTCTGCCGCCACCGCGTGGTACACAAAGTTGCAACAGTACGCCTACGCGCAATGTTCGCGTAAAGAAGCTGACAATACATGTGGACGATGATACTAGCAGCTCGGATGAAGATACAGCAAGCGGCGGCGGTGGCATTGCGGGTCATGATGTTTTAGATGGCGCCGTCAGCGCAGCTGTAAATCACACAACTTCAATGACGACAGCACCGACAACAGCGGCTAGCACAACAAGTAATCggaatagaaatagaaatacTGTGAATGCAGATATCTCCCCAACCCAGCCAACGCGCATGCAACGTGAAGATAGTTTTCGCTTACGCACATTCGGCTCGATACGCAGTTTCATTGATAGTGGCGAACGCAAGCTATCCAACTCCTTCTTTTCCAATCGTCAAAGCACATCACCCAGAGCGGAACACCGTCAGACAGACTATGATACAATATCAACTGCTTCCACTATAACGTCGGTGAATAATAGACGCGAGAGCAATTCGAATTACACGCGACGCAGTTCTGTGTCCTCCTCATGGTCCCTAAGCGGTGAGAGCTCATCTGGTAATTCAGCTATAACTACTAGTCAAGTTATCAGTCGCAATCAAGTGAACTTGCACTGTCGTGAATTGCTCGGTTGGTTGGAGGTAGGCGTTAGCTATCGTGAAAATGTTCATAGTCTCGATTGTACGATGGTTAGAGCGCGCGATTTACCCGCAATGGATGCGATGGGTTTGACAGATCCCTATTGTAAACTGAATATAATAACCGCTGATGGTACCACCAAATATACACGCTGGCTGCGCACAAAGACTGTACACAAGACACGC is a genomic window of Eurosta solidaginis isolate ZX-2024a chromosome 4, ASM4086904v1, whole genome shotgun sequence containing:
- the Rph gene encoding rabphilin-3A isoform X1, whose amino-acid sequence is MDFQSHNNTTGNKFVCPSDRQLALRAKLRAGWSSSKSQEPLRPDEQAAIISVIRRNEEIEVAERQRVGRLVERVEKIKQHTVEGGPNRCRLCGDTFGLLRSTRIICEDCKKSVCTKCSVDINIRYHTNDRTREIWLCRICSETREMWKKSGAWFFKGLPNYDAPSSTNSTPTRQTATGGAMSNVILPPPRGTQSCNSTPTRNVRVKKLTIHVDDDTSSSDEDTASGGGGIAGHDVLDGAVSAAVNHTTSMTTAPTTAASTTSNRNRNRNTVNADISPTQPTRMQREDSFRLRTFGSIRSFIDSGERKLSNSFFSNRQSTSPRAEHRQTDYDTISTASTITSVNNRRESNSNYTRRSSVSSSWSLSGESSSGNSAITTSQVISRNQVNLHCRELLGWLEVGVSYRENVHSLDCTMVRARDLPAMDAMGLTDPYCKLNIITADGTTKYTRWLRTKTVHKTRNPEFNETLQFVGVEPEELHNSLLYVAIFDDDKYGHDYLGGAKIALSPVIHNTNQYRISVPLGGEDQYSNEAELSQEWPHGKILISLCYNTKRRALVVNLKQCINLIPMDNNGSSDPFVKLQLKPDSHKNKKYKTGVKWRTLNPIYREEFYFESSPHDLNKQTLIITVWDKDIGKSNDFLGSLVLGYNSKGERLQQWLDCIRLPDHFHEKWHCLSGEHPTH
- the Rph gene encoding rabphilin-3A isoform X2, producing MDFQSHNNTTGNKFVCPSDRQLALRAKLRAGWSSSKSQEPLRPDEQAAIISVIRRNEEIEVAERQRVGRLVERVEKIKQHTVEGGPNRCRLCGDTFGLLRSTRIICEDCKKSVCTKCSVDINIRYHTNDRTREIWLCRICSETREMWKKSGAWFFKGLPNYDAPSSTNSTPTRQTATGGAMSNVILPPPRGTQSCNSTPTRNVRVKKLTIHVDDDTSSSDEDTASGGGGIAGHDVLDGAVSAAVNHTTSMTTAPTTAASTTSNRNRNRNTVNADISPTQPTRMQREDSFRLRTFGSIRSFIDSGERKLSNSFFSNRQSTSPRAEHRQTDYDTISTASTITSVNNRRESNSNYTRRSSVSSSWSLSGESSSGNSAITTSQVISRNQVNLHCRELLGWLEVGVSYRENVHSLDCTMVRARDLPAMDAMGLTDPYCKLNIITADGTTKYTRWLRTKTVHKTRNPEFNETLQFVGVEPEELHNSLLYVAIFDDDKYGHDYLGGAKIALSPVIHNTNQYRISVPLGGEDQYSNEAELSQEWPHDN